The sequence GGGCACCACGTCGCGCCGGTCCCGCAGCTGCCAGCCCACCGGCACCGACAGCCGGTCGGCGTGCCGGGGGCACAGGTCGTGGGTCATGGGGTGGGCCTCGTCGCTGAGATGGGCGATCCAGACCGTGGAGGTCCCGTACTCGTAGGCGAGGGTGGTGGCCGCCGTGTCGTGGCAGTCGGGACGTGCGCAGCGCCGGGCCAT comes from Acidimicrobiales bacterium and encodes:
- a CDS encoding DUF3499 family protein — its product is MARRCARPDCHDTAATTLAYEYGTSTVWIAHLSDEAHPMTHDLCPRHADRLSVPVGWQLRDRRDVVPLPLFGDNALAS